A stretch of DNA from Piliocolobus tephrosceles isolate RC106 unplaced genomic scaffold, ASM277652v3 unscaffolded_35669, whole genome shotgun sequence:
GATTAGAGATCAGTGTTCATTTCTGGCTCAGTACAATCTGTAATCTTAAATGTGTGCTCCTGTGACTAACACCCTTCAGGAACCCTGAGAAACTCATCTCCATGCTTCTTACCCTCTGCACATCAAATGAAAGGTGACCACCTCCAAACACCATCAGGTTTACTGGGTTGTACTGCTGCTATCATGGGTATGGCACAGGAGGAGCTGACAATGGGTGGGCttgattaaaagaaaagcaacttaACTTATCAAGTCTTTCATTTTGGGGAGCACAAATACCATAGATAACAGTGTATTATACATCAGTTGTGCTgggtattcattttcttattttttctttgtgtttcattttaccattcttgagttacttgtGAATTGCATGGCATTTGCAAAAGTTGCATATTTAATGGCTAAAGGATAAGAATTCATATCACCCAAATTTGTATTAATGCAGGTCTAGACAGAAAATTCATAATGGATGTAGGttctaaaatagtattttaagagATGATGAAATGGCAATGTAACTGATCATTGGTTTATATATACAATTTCAATATCTTCCAATATTGTCTGCAATAGTAATAATACACCTTATGCAAACCCCCTTACAATTTGAACCAAAACTTAATCATAAAATTACTACTGCATTTTCAAGTCTTATTGCCAATTCACCTGAGAAAACTTTCtctaaatagaaattaatttttttaaattactaagaaATACAATGACTCAGCAAAGGTGGTCAAATTTGAAAAAACTGTCAACAGAACATGTATTGTATGGAAAGCTTGATTATAAAACATatcatatttttctgaaattaatttttaaaaataacatttatgggATAAATATAGAGTAATTTATGAATTAATGTCTTTGTCTTATTACTCATTCAAATATTACCTGCCTATTACTAGGATACCCAGACATAAACCATAGTAATTAAGTcacttttgatattttgtttacTGTGAATCATGTAAAAAGCCataacattattttctatttgtttcaacAAAATGCTTATATTTCAAAGTAGAAGgatagaagatattttaaataaatgtttgttagcttcatttttaagctttaaatatttcaatatgtgGTATGTTGAGCTTTATTTGCATTTGGGCCTTGGATCTCTTATATGTGAGAGGAGTTACAAAGTTATTGCAAAACTTGGCTGTAGTTTGACCCAGGGTTGTGGCAGTGAAGAGGCACTGTTTCTCAAACTCTGTGCACATTCTGAAGAAAGCACCAAAGGATTAtctgacaaattaaatttaagtataaaagagaaaaatcaagtgaCACAAGGTTTTAGCCTGAGAAGCTGAACAGAACTTATCACTATGTGAGTTAAGGAAGAATGCAGGAGGAGCAGCTTGATTTTGTCATGTTAAGCTTGGGATGTCCATTTCACTCTCAGCAGTTTAAGCAGTTGGTACTCAGGGCTGGCATTCAGGTGTGTATATTTGGTAATCATCAGGGTAGGAACAGGGTAGGGTTTGTGTTCAAATCCTTGAGATgggatttgaattttatattcttttttctactttccttgatttttctacttttgagAAAATGGGAGACATAATGTTGTTGAAAGATGGGGGTACTCAGTTGTCCAGTTCTTCACCTTCATAGAGAAAATGGCATGAAGAACCTAGAACCTCCCTCCCAAAGCCACTACCAGAGAACAGCAACTTCCTTGGTTTGGATGCTTCAGAAAGAATTCATAATCAACTACTACTCCTGGACCCTAACCCTGAGCTTGTAACTCCAGACTTCCTCTGAAGTGTCAGCCACAAACACTGGTGTCAGATGCTGACTGATACCCCAAATCTTACATATGAATTGTTGTACCCCTATCAGCCCTCTGTCTGGTTCTCTTTTGTATCACATCCTGTGGTGtggttttttcttctatattctaGGCTGcttgcctctcagcctccccaaattgTTCCAATCCACTCATAGAAatgatataaagagaaaaaaataaaaataagaacttatGAATAAGAGACAAAACTCTAAGTTcctgaatttctttattattcaattctaattggaaaaagaaaaaattttaaatataagcatCACTTTTTAAATCACTTGCAAATTATCTTATTCTCCCTCTGACAAATACAAGCACAGCTACAACTAAAGCAATATTACATTCTAAATAGGGAGGAATTGCTGAAGAAAGGGAGAAACGTCAGGGGTTAAATTTACCCCTGTTGGATCCTTAAATGAGAAACGAATGCAACATTTCCAAAATGGATATACTACACAATGCTCTTTCACAGTATGTTACTTGATCAGTTCTATATCCAAAATAAACGTGATCATtggataaaacaaaattaaacaaacttATTTTCTGTGGAATATCTGAGACTACACTAATGTGCTCCATAGATCTACAATAGGAAGATAGAATATAGTACTTCCAATATTTATTTGATGCAGAACCCACTTTTTTCCAGTAGTTCATAATAACAACTTCCAGAAATGGTATTCCTCTGAACAAGTTTGAGAAATACATGTGTAAAAACATCATTCACTTTTGAGACTGTcactcatatatatgtgtatatatgtgtgtgtacatatatatgtgtatatatatgtgtgtgtatatatacccacacacgtatatagatatatgtgtgtatatacatatgtgtatatatgtgtgtgcatatacaagtgtgtgtgtatatatacacatatagatataaaaatatatataaagtgaatGATGTTTGCCAAAGTGGGCAGTGCAACAAAGTAGGCAGAGCAAGACCAGAAAGTTTTCTATCCCCCATTCCCTGTCTTGATGCACCAAGATTTGCAAATCTGCATAACTATACCTTCATAGAACCAAATTCAATTTGGAttcagtaaattttcttttttaaaaaaattaaaccaaccaggcacagtggctcacacctgtaatcccaacactttgggagaccaaggcaggaagatcacttgagcccaggagtttaagaccagcctgggtaacatagggagattccatctacacaaaaataaagaataaataaataaattagccaagcatggtgacaaaGTCCTGTGGTCcaaggtacttgggaggctaaggtggggggaACACGTGGGcataggaagttgaggctgcagtgagccagaatcgctccactgcactccagcttgggctacagagcaaaatcctgtctcagaaaaaaaaagaagaaagaaaccactGAATTATCAAATATTCACAATTATTATACATTTGCATTGCAAATGAACTCCCAAATCCCCACCTGCTCCAGCAATGTTATCTCTGAATAACTGGAATTAATTATTACagagataatgataatgatgCCAAAGAATTTATCCTAATTAAATGTTCTATCatgaagaaaaggcaaaaattcagatcaataatgatttcattttattcttgattCTTTTGGGGATATTCAGTTCTGCTAAGCACAATAATTTGATGAATGCTTTCATCTTCACTATGATTACCaactttttcttacattttaccCAACACACAAGTCCATATAATACAAGTTTTCTGAGCAAACCTTTACAcattgataaattttaaatatccttTAGCTAGTCTTTGCCACCCTTTCTGTGTTATCTCCATGAATTAAACTAACATGAGAATAGTTCCATTTTGTCAGAAGGCAACCCACCCAAGATAGTCAAAAACTTGCTCTCATACTCTACAATTCACACAGAAAGAAGTGACACACATTTACTGAGATATAGAAGATATTTagtaagaatatatttattaattataaatccCATTCATACTttgtatacaaatattaattattctacTTAAATTGAATGAGTAATGCTAATATTATCAtgctaaattttaaaagctaGCTACAAAGTTAGTAGACATATGCtctcaaatacatataaatatttttaaaggaggtGCCTTAAAATAGGACTAATAATTGACTCTAGGtgacttcttttaatttttctgtattatttttataatcttgaaAACATGGAAGTTGTTTTTTAATGGCACTACTCTATGTTAACTGACTTATTCCACTAAATCTAAACTACAGGATTCAGGACACAAATTTATGGTGAAATTCCAGAAGTTTCCTCTGGGTACAAAAGGAACCCAGTAAAAATGCTGTCATCCTCAGCACTGACATACACCCCATTCCAGTCTTTTGACACTTCAAGCCAGACTTGGTCTCCTGCACTTAATTTCAAGATGATGAGGAGAGAGGCCTGGTCTATTTCGTGACCATAGAGAGTTTCTCTGGCCTTGAACTGCTTCTTATTCTGGGCCACCAGACTGATTCGAGCAGGTCGCCCCCTCACCGTAACATGGTAGGAAAAAACATATGTCCCAGGAATAGAGCAGTTAAACTTCCCAGTGGCAGGACTATAATTCCCTTGGTCATTATAGAGAACCTTTTCAAATTTGATGGGGATGTTAGGAGGAGGAAAAGGCTTTGACAAAGCAGCACTGAAAGCTGACCGGGGCACTCTAGCCACCTCACCCTTGGAGCCTTTAAAGCCCCGAAAGCCCTTCTTCCCAATGGGGCCTCGGACCCCTTTGCTGCCAGTGTCACCCTTTGGCCCAGTAGGTCCCAGGAGACCAGGAGGACCTaactctcccttttctcctttaaCCCCTGGATCACCTTTGGCCCCAGGCAGACCACTGTGGCCGCTTTTGCCTTCCATTCCACTGTCTCCTTTGCtacctttttctcctttcatacCCACCTCACCTTTCTGTccttttcctcccctctccccagaaTCTCCACAGTAGCCCTTATCCCCCatctcccccttctctcccttgGCTCCAGGCCCTCCATGCAGGCCCGGTGAGCCCATAGCCCCTTggtctcctttttctcctttggtaCAATTCCCACATGTGTCTCCCTTGGAGCCTTTTTGTCCTTTCACTCCTCCCAAACCAGTGTTTCCTTTATCTCCCTTAGGGCCAGGTTCACctgaaatggaaaattaaaataacgTTTAAGGACCACATAGGCCATAAGCAGCATGCTATTACCACAGAgctcaaaaaagtagaaacaaacctACTAATTAGGAAACCTGGTTCTTGCCTCAGTAAAAACTGTGCTTAGGAGGCTCTGAcaatgaataatttatattatgcCATCCTCTTAGAAGTGGAATAGTTAATGCTTCCAAGAAACAGTGGCTTATATTCAGATGTCATTTAtctagttatttttgttttttacttttaagataaTAAAGAGTACTAGGACTGTAGTTGTTCATTGTATTCCATTGCCCTTTGCATTTACCCCCATATTGTCCATTCGAGCCTAAATTATTATTggcaaggaaactgagacccagaacaAGTGagggatttttattttccattgacAGCTAGAGAGAGAAGCAGAACACAGATACTATTACCTGGTCTCCAAATTCCTAGACTGGTTCTCCTTCATCAAGTCAGTACACCGAATTATTAGAAGAATAACagtaatttgtattttcagcTTACCTCTCCGATGATTTTAAATACAAACAGGAAGAGAATGAAGGGCTATATTGTGCACATGACTGTACACAGTAGATACATTTCATGCTCTACCTTGTGCTCCAGGTTTTCCTGGGTATCCTGGAATTCCTTGGTCCCCACGTTCTCCTTTGAGTCCTAAAATGATATTAAGATTAACTTTTTACCAACTACATCatttatgatatatttaatattccTCTCACAACCATGTCACATTCCAGTGTTTTCTTCAACCAAAATGGGCTAAAGGTAAAATTGTGTGGAAAAAGaatgtaggccgggcatggtggctcaatcctataatcccaacactgtgggaggccgaagcgggtggatcacctgaggtcaggagttcgaggccagcctggccaacatggtgaaaccccatctctacaaaaaatacaaaaaactagctgagtgtggtggcgcacacctgtagtcccagctacttgggaggctgaggcacaagaatcacttgtacccaggaggtggagatttctgtaagccgagatcacactgctgcactttagcctgggtgacagagtgagactctgtccaaaaaaaaaaaaaaaaaaaaatgtattgagggTCATTAGGAATAATTAATTTTAACGGGTAAACTATTTAAAAGAGATCTGGAGGCAGTGATCCCTTGAAACAGAATTCATCTTTGCCCTCAGCATTTCCATGGCTCTTCAAACCTCTCATAAAACTCATGACATTCTGCTTGTATTATATATGTAAGTATTCATGGTTTTCCCAACATGAATTTTGAATAAAGTTAAAATGCCTTCTTCATATGGCCACAACGCCTGAGAAATAATGCCATGTTCCCTACAAGTTTAAACACAGGGCACAACATCCTGCAGTTGGCTAAAACTAATGATAACAAAAAAacgtccaggaaaaaaaaaaaaaaaaaaaaaaaaaac
This window harbors:
- the LOC113222858 gene encoding LOW QUALITY PROTEIN: otolin-1-like (The sequence of the model RefSeq protein was modified relative to this genomic sequence to represent the inferred CDS: substituted 1 base at 1 genomic stop codon) — encoded protein: MWMFSWLCPILIILAIAGMNTTAKTTPYTKFMKKSERREMPKGLKPSSGPPPEEETLFTEMAEMAEXITKPSALDSVFGTGTLFPFENFTLDTADFFLNCCDCCSTVPGQKGEPGETGQPGAKGETGNLGIPGPPGVVGPQGPKGYKGEKGLKGERGDQGIPGYPGKPGAQGEPGPKGDKGNTGLGGVKGQKGSKGDTCGNCTKGEKGDQGAMGSPGLHGGPGAKGEKGEMGDKGYCGDSGERGGKGQKGEVGMKGEKGSKGDSGMEGKSGHSGLPGAKGDPGVKGEKGELGPPGLLGPTGPKGDTGSKGVRGPIGKKGFRGFKGSKGEVARVPRSAFSAALSKPFPPPNIPIKFEKVLYNDQGNYSPATGKFNCSIPGTYVFSYHVTVRGRPARISLVAQNKKQFKARETLYGHEIDQASLLIILKLSAGDQVWLEVSKDWNGVYVSAEDDSIFTGFLLYPEETSGISP